GGCACCGACATGCGGACGCTCACGCCGGGGCAGAGCCTGGCGGGGACGGCGAGGATCACGCTGGAAGGCGGATGGTAGGGGGCTTGTAGCGCGTGGCTTGTGGCGTGTGGAAAAAAGAGGAAGGTGGGAAACAGAAAATGCGTCTCCCACCTTCTCTACAGGCGACCAGCCACAGGCCACAAGCCCTACGCCGCGAGCAGGGCCAGCAGCACCCCATCCTGGCCGCGCAACTCGAAGCCGGGACGGTCGCGGGCCGCCAGCCAGCGCAGGGCGTCCAGCAGGTCGTCGGTCTGGTGGACGGTTTCGGGGCCGTTCACGCCCGGCCAGATCAGGCGGTAGGCGTGGGGCGTGCCGGGCGGGGTCCAGCGTTCGCCTCCATCTTCCTTCACAAAGGCGCGTGACATGCCTTCAGGGTGCGCCGGGCAGGTGAGGTGGGGCGGGGAGGCGGGTGATCACTCGTTCAGGTCCGGGACGCTGCGCTGCCCCACCAGAGTGATCTGCGTCTCGCGCTCCTGGCCGTCCCGCACATACCCCAGGGTGATGGTGTCGCCCACGCCAGCGCGGCGGATAGCGCTGATGACGTCGTTGGCATCGCGGGTGCGCTGACCGTTCACACGGGTGATGATGTCGCCCAGAGCGGTGAGGTTGTCGTTCTCGTCGAAGGTGGCGCCCCGCAGGCCCGCACGGGCGGCGGGACTGTTCCGCGCGATCCGGCGGACGACGCCGCCGGGGGGGTCCGTCATCCCGCTGTGGACCACGTCCAGCACCAGCCCGACCACCGGCACGTCCCGCTGCTTGCCCGCCCGCAGCGCCGTGATCAGGGCGTTGCCCTCGGTGACGGGCACGGCGTAGCTGGTGCGGGTCTGGCCGCTGTCGTCCACCCGGATGTAACTGACCACGCCGATGGCCTGCCCGTTCCCGTCGATGATCGGCCCGCCGCTGTCGCCGGGCGCGAGGGGGGCTGTCATCTCCAGCGTGCCCTGCGGGAAGTCGGCGCGGCCCGCCTCCGCCCCCAGCCGCAGCAGTTGCCCCCGGCGCGGTTGCAGGAAGTCGCCGCCGCTGTTGCCGATGGCGAGCACCGTCTCGCCCACGCGCGGCGGGCGGGTCGCCAGCTTCAGCACGGGAAAAGGCCCGTGCCCCTGCACCTGGAGCAGCGCCAGGTCGGCCTGCGCGTCGTAGGCGGTCACGCGGGCGGGCAGCAGGCGGCCCGAGAGCGTCTGCACCTGAAACAGCTTGCCGGTGCCCACCACGTGGTACGCCGTCAGTACCTGGCCCGTCTCCGAGATGAAAAAGCCGGTGCCGATGCCCTCCTCGCCCTTGCTGGGGTTCAGGCTCTCCACCCGCACGGCCGCCGGGCGGGAGCGCGTGAACAGCTCGCGGGTGCTGGCGGGAAGCTGGTTGGGGAGGGTCTGCGTGACGGGGGGCGGGGAGGGCACGGCCGCCACCGGCGGCGCGGGGCGCCACTCCGGCAGCAGGTAGGCTGCCAGCGCGAGCAGCAGCAGCACGGGAAGCCAGGGCAGGGGGCGCACGCCAGAAGTGTAGAGCGGCCCCGGATGAGACAGGGTGCCGGAGGGCACGGAGGGGCCGCCAGCACGCTACCCTCTCCCCCATGCCCCCCTCCCCGCCGCGCCACTGGCTCCTCAAATCCGAACCCGACGTGTTCGGCTATCTCGACCTCGTGCGCGTGGGGCGCGAACCGTGGAACGGCGTGCGGAATTACCAGGCGCGCAATTTCCTGCGGGAGATGCGGGCAGGCGACCTCTGCCTCTTCTACCACTCGAATGCCCGGCACTCCAGAGTGGGGCCGACCGGCGTGGCGGGCGTGGCGCGGGTGGTCCGGGCAGCGTACCCGGACAACCTGCAATTCGACCCGGACAGTCCGTATTACGACCCGAAAAGCACGCCGGATAACCCCCGCTGGAGCATGGTGGACGTGGCCCCGGTCCTGGCCTTCCCGGCCGTGCTGCCGCTGGACACGCTGCGGACGCTCCCGGAGTGGCAGGACTCGCCGCTGACACGCAAGGGCACCCGCCTGAGCGTCCTGCCCGTCACCCCCGAGCAGTTCCGGGCGGCACTGGCAGCGGCGGGAGTGGACCTTCCAGATGCCCATCTCGTTTGAACCGCTCGCGCCCGCGCACCTGCCGCTGCTGCACCGCTGGCTGCAAGAGGGGCACGTCCGCGCCTTCTGGGACGACGGCGAGCGGACGGCAGACGCGGTGCGGGCGCACTACTTCCGAGTGGGGCGGGACGTGCCCGGCTTCGTGTTCCGGGTGGACGGGCGCGCGGCGGGCTTCATCCAGCGGGAGCGCGTGACGCCAGGCCACGAGTTCGCGCGGTGGGTCGCCCCCGAAGGCGAGACGTGGGGCGTGGACCTGCTGATCGGTGAAGCGGACCTGACCGGGCGGGGCCTGGGGGCGGCGGTGATTCAGGCGTTCCTCGCACACCTGCAAGCCGAGCGGCCCGCCCTGCGCCGCGTGCTGATCGACCCCAGCCCCGCCAACACCCGTGCCGTCCGTGCCTATGCGAAGGCCGGATTCACACCCCTCACCCGCCTGAGGACCGGGGACGGAGAGGTCCAACTGATGCAGCTTGACCTGCCCGCCCCCTGAACACGGCTGTCAACCTTCTGTCAGACCCCGCCTGCGAGACTGGTGCATGGCCCTTCTGTTTGCCGGACTGGTGATCGCCCTGTCGCTGCTGCTGGCTGCCCGGCAGGAGCGGCCTGGCCTGCAACATGTCCCGGTGCGCGTCCACGCTGGCCGCCGCTGAGGTCCTCCTTCTGACCCACCACGCCGGGTGGGCCGGGCCGCTCCTCCCCCCCACCCGGACCCGAATCACCGCCCGTCCCACTTGCCGGGGGCGGGCGTTAAGCTATCCCCGATGACTGCCACAGACGCCTCCCCACTTACCCTCTACCCCCTGGGCGACGGCCTGGGCAGCGTCAGCCTCGTGCAGAGCGTGGGCGACGACAAGATGATTACGAACGCGGCCAGAGTTTCCTTCGGTGGAGATTCCGACGCCCCCCTCAACGAACGCGACGAGAAACTCATTCGCTACCTGCTGCGGCATCAGCATGGCAGTCCTTTTGAACATAATCTGATTACCTTCAAGATCGTCTGCCCGATTTTTGTAGACCGGCAGATGGTCAGGCACAGAGTCGGCGTCTCAAAAAATGAAATCTCTGGCCGTTATGTCGAAATGCAGGAGCGCAACTTCACCCCGCCCTCGTTCCGCAAGCAGGCCCCCTCCAACCGTCAGGCCAGTGTGGAGGACGACGGCACGCTCGATCAGGCGGAAGCGGCGCGCGTGTGGGAGGAAGCCTGGCACCAGGCTTTCGGGGCGTACCAGGAATTGCTGCGCCTGGGCGTGACGCGCGAGCAGGCGCGGGGAGTGCTGCCGCTGAGTCTGTATACCGAATCGTATTACACATTCAACGTGCGTTCGCTGCTGCACTTCCTCGAACTGCGCGACCACGAGGGCGCGCAATATGAAACCCGCCTCTTCGCGCGGGCGATGGCCCAACTGGCCGAGCCACTTTTCCCGGTCACCTTCCGGGAGTGGCGGGCGCTGCACGCTGGGTAAGACACCCCCGGCGCCGTAACGCGACTGTGACCGGCCCTTGCTAGACTCCTCCCTGCACCACAACTGAACGCGGGAAAGGGGGGAGGATGCCCAGAGATTTGTCCATTCGTAGCCCGGGAGGCAGGTCCGGCGTGAGGCCGTGACAGCGGCAACTGCCCTGGAAGCGCGCCATCTCGTGAAGGACTTCCGGGGGTTTCGCGCCACCAACGACGTGAACCTGCAAATCCGTGAGGGGGAGATTCACGCGATCATCGGCCCGAACGGGGCCGGAAAAACCACACTCTTCAACCTGCTGTCGGGCTTTCTGCGCCCCACCAGCGGCGAGGT
The window above is part of the Deinococcus metallilatus genome. Proteins encoded here:
- a CDS encoding GNAT family N-acetyltransferase, which encodes MPISFEPLAPAHLPLLHRWLQEGHVRAFWDDGERTADAVRAHYFRVGRDVPGFVFRVDGRAAGFIQRERVTPGHEFARWVAPEGETWGVDLLIGEADLTGRGLGAAVIQAFLAHLQAERPALRRVLIDPSPANTRAVRAYAKAGFTPLTRLRTGDGEVQLMQLDLPAP
- a CDS encoding EVE domain-containing protein → MPPSPPRHWLLKSEPDVFGYLDLVRVGREPWNGVRNYQARNFLREMRAGDLCLFYHSNARHSRVGPTGVAGVARVVRAAYPDNLQFDPDSPYYDPKSTPDNPRWSMVDVAPVLAFPAVLPLDTLRTLPEWQDSPLTRKGTRLSVLPVTPEQFRAALAAAGVDLPDAHLV
- the thyX gene encoding FAD-dependent thymidylate synthase, with product MTATDASPLTLYPLGDGLGSVSLVQSVGDDKMITNAARVSFGGDSDAPLNERDEKLIRYLLRHQHGSPFEHNLITFKIVCPIFVDRQMVRHRVGVSKNEISGRYVEMQERNFTPPSFRKQAPSNRQASVEDDGTLDQAEAARVWEEAWHQAFGAYQELLRLGVTREQARGVLPLSLYTESYYTFNVRSLLHFLELRDHEGAQYETRLFARAMAQLAEPLFPVTFREWRALHAG
- a CDS encoding S1C family serine protease gives rise to the protein MRPLPWLPVLLLLALAAYLLPEWRPAPPVAAVPSPPPVTQTLPNQLPASTRELFTRSRPAAVRVESLNPSKGEEGIGTGFFISETGQVLTAYHVVGTGKLFQVQTLSGRLLPARVTAYDAQADLALLQVQGHGPFPVLKLATRPPRVGETVLAIGNSGGDFLQPRRGQLLRLGAEAGRADFPQGTLEMTAPLAPGDSGGPIIDGNGQAIGVVSYIRVDDSGQTRTSYAVPVTEGNALITALRAGKQRDVPVVGLVLDVVHSGMTDPPGGVVRRIARNSPAARAGLRGATFDENDNLTALGDIITRVNGQRTRDANDVISAIRRAGVGDTITLGYVRDGQERETQITLVGQRSVPDLNE